The following proteins are co-located in the Festucalex cinctus isolate MCC-2025b chromosome 15, RoL_Fcin_1.0, whole genome shotgun sequence genome:
- the ssh1b gene encoding protein phosphatase Slingshot homolog 1 — MALVTLQRCCPSPSAASSACGAGEDFESDEDRKNNQCLNESFFMVKGAALFLQQGGSTEGPDAPTQHKYAGDLPQHLQLMLKMLRSEDRVKLAVRLESVWSERVRYMLLVSTRGHQDTEENVVLGMDLIDQDRQICSIGMVLPLWSDTNIHLDGDGGFSVKTTGRSHAFKPVSVQAMWCALQAVHKACEVSRRSGCFPGGPSLAWTAFYESRVSSEWNAVTDLESTRPDSPAAAAFGDQPTDRERTESQIKAKLRGTLLFRDLENVTSEQIRHELEQHVSCDLKGLKELIDNEVLLILGQVDKATPIFDHVYLGSEWNACNLEELRDCGVGYIVNVSREIDNFFPGVFSYHNVRVRDEDEDAGDLLAHWNDTYNFIAKARKNSSKCLVHCKLGVSRSASTVMAYAMKEYGWPLEKAYNFVKQKRSVAQPNAGFMRQLAEYQSVLDASKHHNKLWRPGMDEEVSVNLPASGQEEEEEEAWGVCGASPSCRGLEMEPLDSLNYNYYFRRLSDSALDSEPSTPVRGPPLLGMERVFIEIEDVERDALLEDEGFPAVAHLALPGGGGGTGAQTCGRLDPLEDMRLRLEFSTLEEEDEEEAKKEEAEMAALEGKKHAEESRLGLANLNTNNSNRLAAKRSCPAAFDDSASTGNPLKVKPSYQSCKDCCLRLPQARRCERPTGARSHRLNPSSSRHCSLPTICIDPPGTIFLPQPLPDHAQPAPSRYRCSAEVPLTARQKPVSPMSCEDPTRACDSADVEVMDEPEAEGRRASQAESEIE; from the exons ATGGCCCTGGTGACGCTGCAGCGCTGCTGCCCCAGCCCGAGTGCGGCATCCTCGGCCTGCGGCGCGGGGGAG GATTTTGAAAGCGACGAGGATCGCAAAAATAACCAATG cCTCAACGAGAGCTTCTTTATGGTGAAGGGTGCTGCCCTCTTCCTCCAGCAGGGCGGCAGCACAGAGGGCCCCGACGCGCCCACCCAGCACAAATATGCAG GCGACTTGCCTCAACACCTGCAGCTCATGTTGAAGATGCTGCGCTCGGAAGATCGCGTCAAGCTG gcGGTGCGCCTGGAGAGCGTGTGGTCTGAGCGCGTGCGATACATGCTGCTGGTGTCCACCCGCGGACATCAGGACACGGAGGAGAACGTCGTCCTCGGGATGGACTTGATCGACCAAGACAG ACAAATCTGCTCCATCGGGATGGTGCTGCCACTGTGGAGCGATACCAACATTCACTTGGATGGAGACGG AGGCTTCAGTGTGAAGACGACGGGGCGCTCGCACGCTTTCAAGCCCGTGTCCGTGCAAGCCATGTG GTGCGCCCTTCAGGCGGTGCACAAGGCGTGCGAGGTGTCCCGCCGCTCGGGCTGCTTCCCCGGCGGTCCGTCGCTGGCGTGGACGGCGTTCTACGAGAGCCGCGTGTCGTCCGAGTGGAACGCCGTCACCGACCTGGAGAGCACCCGTCCCGactcgcccgccgccgccgcctttgGGGACCA GCCGACGGACAGGGAGCGAACGGAGAGTCAAATTAAAGCCAAGCTGCGCGGCACGTTGTTGTTCCGAGACTTGGAGAACGTCACTTCCGAGCAG ATCCGCCACGAGCTGGAGCAACACGTGAGCTGCGACCTGAAAGGCTTGAAGGAGTTGATTGACAACGAAGTGTTGCTGATCCTGGGCCAGGTGGACAAAGCCACGCCCATCTTCGACCACGTCTACTTG GGCTCGGAATGGAACGCTTGCAACCTGGAGGAACTTCGAGATTGTGG agtgGGCTACATCGTGAACGTGAGCAGAGAGATCGACAACTTCTTCCCGGGCGTCTTTTCCTACCACAACGTGCGCGTGCgcgacgaggacgaggacgccGGCGACCTGCTGGCCCACTGGAACGACACCTACAACTTTATTGCCAAAGCCAG GAAGAACAGCTCCAAGTGCCTGGTGCATTGCAAGCTGGGCGTGAGCCGCTCGGCCTCCACGGTGATGGCGTACGCCATGAAGGAGTACGGCTGGCCCCTGGAGAAAGCGTACAACTTCGTCAAGCAGAAGCGAAGCGTCGCGCAGCCCAACGCCGGATTCATGAGGCAGCTGGCCGAATACCAGAGCGTCCTGGACGCCAG caaacatCACAACAAGCTGTGGCGACCCGGCATGGATGAGGAAGTGTCGGTCAACTTGCCGGCCTCCggccaggaggaggaggaagaggaggcctGGGGGGTCTGCGGGGCGTCCCCGTCCTGCCGAGGTCTGGAGATGGAGCCGCTGGACTCGCtcaactacaactactactttcGCCGTTTGTCCGACTCGGCGCTGGACAGCGAGCCGTCCACGCCGGTGCGAGGCCCGCCCCTGCTGGGCATGGAGAGGGTCTTCATCGAGATTGAGGACGTGGAGCGGGACGCCCTCCTGGAGGACGAGGGCTTCCCCGCCGTGGCCCACCTGGCCTTgccgggagggggcggggggacgGGGGCGCAGACGTGCGGGCGTCTGGACCCCCTGGAGGACATGAGGCTGAGGCTGGAGTTCAGCACGctggaggaggaagacgaggaggaggccAAGAAGGAGGAGGCCGAGATGGCCGCCTTGGAGGGGAAGAAGCACGCCGAGGAGAGCCGGCTGGGTCTGGCCAACCTCAACACCAACAACAGCAACCGGCTGGCCGCCAAGCGAAGCTGCCCGGCTGCCTTTGAC GACAGCGCGAGCACGGGCAACCCTTTAAAAGTCAAACCCTCCTACCAGTCCTGCAAAGACTGCTGCCTGCGTCTGCCGCAGGCCCGGCGCTGCGAGCGGCCGACGGGGGCGCGCTCCCACCGCCTCAACCCCTCCTCCTCTCGACACTGCAGCCTCCCCACCATCTGCATCGATCCCCCCGGGACCATTTTCCTCCCGCAGCCTCTGCCGGATCACGCCCAGCCGGCCCCCAGCCGGTACCGCTGTTCCGCTGAGGTACCGCTAACAGCGCGCCAGAAACCGGTCTCGCCCATGAGTTGCGAAGACCCGACGCGCGCTTGCGACTCGGCGGACGTGGAAGTCATGGATGAGCCGGAGGCCGAAGGACGCCGCGCTTCTCAGGCGGAATCGGAAATTGAGTGA